A genomic region of Fusarium falciforme chromosome 4, complete sequence contains the following coding sequences:
- a CDS encoding Conidiation protein: MTRATDTDKDPQNVERGLRAAINNPRVSERVKEHDREILEKEFQEDVSGLGGREAPEEGKDPGNVARGLKAAIHNPNVSEKAKEQDRQRLERMGEQENE; this comes from the exons ATGACCAGAGCAACAGATACCGACAAAGATCCTCAAAACGTCGAACGAGGCCTCAGGGCCGCCATCAATAACCCAC GTGTCTCGGAGAGGGTGAAAGAGCATGATCGCGAGATCCTCGAGAAAGAATTCCAGGAAGACGTTTCTGGTTTGGGAGGCAGAGAGGCTCCCGAAGAAGGAAAGGATCCCGGTAACGT TGCTCGCGGGCTGAAGGCAGCCATTCACAACCCGAATGTTTCCGAGAAGGCAAAGGAGCAAGATCGCCAACGATTGGAGAGGATGGGAGAGCAAGAGAACGAGTAG